A single window of Luteipulveratus halotolerans DNA harbors:
- a CDS encoding SDR family NAD(P)-dependent oxidoreductase — protein MGRVLITGASSGIGAALARRLAAPGHELVLTARRQHELDAVAADVRRSGGSARVIAADLRDDDSVDGLVASLSAAPDAVVCNAGLSIARSAAEQVGRHHDLERSMRVTFLGHSRLVLGLLPAMAARGSGHVVGVPTVNARMPVPGWGAYCASKAAMDGWLRAIGPELRRDSIDVSVVELGLVRTPMSAPTYGDRPPFSESAADAAARIERVLRRPRPLVSPAWARAGSTLTAAAPALSARLIGLGSLRRRR, from the coding sequence ATGGGCCGGGTCCTGATCACGGGTGCGTCATCGGGGATCGGTGCGGCGCTCGCGCGTCGTCTCGCGGCGCCGGGGCACGAGCTCGTCCTCACCGCCCGCAGGCAGCACGAGCTCGACGCGGTCGCGGCCGACGTACGCCGGTCGGGCGGTTCCGCGCGGGTCATCGCCGCCGATCTGCGTGACGACGACTCGGTCGATGGGCTGGTCGCGTCGCTGAGCGCGGCGCCCGACGCGGTCGTGTGCAACGCCGGTCTGTCCATCGCCCGCAGCGCGGCCGAGCAGGTCGGGCGCCACCACGACCTCGAGCGCTCGATGCGCGTCACCTTCCTGGGCCACTCGCGGCTCGTCCTCGGGCTGCTGCCCGCGATGGCGGCCCGCGGCAGCGGCCACGTGGTCGGCGTCCCGACCGTCAACGCGCGCATGCCGGTGCCCGGCTGGGGCGCGTACTGCGCCTCGAAAGCCGCGATGGACGGGTGGCTGCGCGCGATCGGCCCCGAGCTGCGCAGGGACAGCATCGACGTGAGCGTGGTCGAGCTGGGGCTGGTGCGTACGCCGATGAGCGCCCCGACGTACGGCGACCGGCCTCCCTTCTCGGAGTCCGCCGCCGACGCGGCCGCCCGGATCGAACGAGTGCTCCGACGTCCCCGGCCGCTGGTGTCACCGGCGTGGGCGCGTGCCGGTTCGACACTCACCGCGGCGGCGCCTGCGCTGAGCGCACGGCTGATCGGCCTCGGCTCGCTGCGGCGGCGCCGATGA